The segment GCAGGGGTTCCCCCAATATCGTGCAGGTCTTCCATTACATAACGACCACTCGGTTTCAGGTCGGCGATGAAGGGAATGCGATCGGAGACTTTCTGGAAGTCATCGATCGTCAGATCGACTTCGACCGAGCGAGCAATGGCGATCAGGTGCAATACGGCGTTGGTCGATCCCCCCAGGGCCATCGTCAAGACCATGGCATTTTCAAACGCTTCGCGGGTCATGATGTCGCGTGGTTTCAAATCGAGTTCCAGCAGCGTGCGAATGGCGGCACCCGCGTTTAAACATTCCTGAATCTTACGAGGATCGACAGCCGGAATAGAGGAACTGTAGGGTAAGGTCATTCCCATCGCTTCAATGGCGGAGGCCATCGTGTTCGCCGTGTACATTCCACCGCAGGCACCTGCACCAGGACAACTTTTCTTCACAATCTCTTTACGTTCTTCGTCAGAGATCGACCCCGAAAGGTATTCGCCATAGGCCTGGAAGGCAGACACGATGTCGAGTTTTTTCTGATTGAAGCAACCTGGTTTGATAGTCCCCCCATAAACCATCAGCGAAGGACGATTCAATCGGCCCATGGCGATCAGACAACCGGGCATGTTTTTGTCGCAACCCGGGAGAGAGATGTTAGCATCGTACCATTGGGCTCCCATGACCGTTTCGATGGAATCAGCGATCAAATCGCGAGACTGCAGCGAGTAGGACATACCGCTGGTTCCCATTGAGATTCCGTCACTGACGCCGATCGTGTTGAAGCGCAGGCCGACCAACCCGGCAGCCGTCACACCTTCTTTGACCTTAGCAGCGAGGTCATTCAGGTGCATGTTACAGGTGTTGCCCTCGTACCAGACCGAGGAAATCCCGACCTGGGCTTTGTTCATGTCCTCTTCTGTCATGCCGGTGCCGTATAGCATGGCCTGAGACGCACCCTGAG is part of the Polystyrenella longa genome and harbors:
- the ilvD gene encoding dihydroxy-acid dehydratase, whose translation is MTDPQLNKFSAQITQPRSQGASQAMLYGTGMTEEDMNKAQVGISSVWYEGNTCNMHLNDLAAKVKEGVTAAGLVGLRFNTIGVSDGISMGTSGMSYSLQSRDLIADSIETVMGAQWYDANISLPGCDKNMPGCLIAMGRLNRPSLMVYGGTIKPGCFNQKKLDIVSAFQAYGEYLSGSISDEERKEIVKKSCPGAGACGGMYTANTMASAIEAMGMTLPYSSSIPAVDPRKIQECLNAGAAIRTLLELDLKPRDIMTREAFENAMVLTMALGGSTNAVLHLIAIARSVEVDLTIDDFQKVSDRIPFIADLKPSGRYVMEDLHDIGGTPAVLKFLLENGLINGDCKTVTGRTLAENIADLPGLPEDQDLIQPLDKPIKKTGHLQILRGNMAPEGSVAKITGKEGLVFNGTARCFDSEELMLKAVEDKVVQKGDVIIIRYEGPKGGPGMPEMLTPTSVIMGAGLGNDVALLTDGRFSGGSHGFIVGHVTPEAQVGGPIALVEDGDKITVDAEKNEINIDVTDEELQKRRDKWTAPPYKYTRGTLYKYIKNVKTASEGCVTDE